From one Puniceicoccus vermicola genomic stretch:
- a CDS encoding KamA family radical SAM protein — protein sequence MYPDDRRDNWYKGQGYWSDVPEEKWKSWRWQLQNRITSVEQLEKYIDLTPEEKAGTRFAEFKLSLAITPYFFNLIDPKDPNCPVRLQMIPRAGETRTAPEELLDPVGEESTMPVEGLVHRYPDRVLFLVTDRCASYCRYCTRSRLVSNAQDYNFHPSFEAGLEYIENHPEVRDVLLSGGDPLLLNDTKLDYLLGRLRAIPHVEFIRIGSRIPVFLPQRINDKFCEVLKKHGPIWMSIHVNHPKECTEELYQACQRLSFSGTPIGNQSVLLNGVNDNPEIYRSLIHRLLMMRVRPYYLYQCDLITGSSHFRTSVEKGVEIIRALRGNTTGYAIPQFVIDAPGGGGKIPINPDYVEKVTEDEIVLRNYEGRLFRYPLNPTADKPIVEEPTGEVPLLV from the coding sequence ATGTATCCAGACGATCGCCGTGATAATTGGTACAAGGGCCAGGGCTACTGGTCCGACGTCCCAGAGGAAAAGTGGAAGAGTTGGCGCTGGCAGCTGCAGAACCGGATCACTTCGGTAGAGCAGCTCGAGAAGTATATCGACCTCACCCCCGAAGAGAAAGCGGGTACTCGGTTTGCCGAATTCAAGCTCTCTCTCGCCATCACCCCTTACTTTTTTAACTTAATCGATCCGAAAGATCCGAACTGCCCCGTTCGGCTCCAGATGATCCCGCGTGCCGGCGAAACGCGCACCGCACCCGAAGAGCTTCTCGATCCGGTCGGGGAGGAGTCCACTATGCCGGTCGAAGGTCTGGTCCACCGTTATCCGGATCGGGTTCTGTTTTTGGTGACGGATCGTTGCGCTTCGTATTGCCGCTACTGCACGCGGAGTCGCCTCGTCTCCAATGCCCAGGATTACAATTTTCACCCGAGCTTCGAAGCGGGGCTCGAGTATATTGAGAATCACCCGGAAGTACGGGACGTCTTGCTCAGTGGAGGAGACCCACTGCTTCTAAACGATACGAAGCTAGATTACCTTCTTGGTCGTTTGCGGGCGATTCCGCATGTGGAGTTCATCCGTATCGGCAGTCGTATCCCGGTTTTTCTTCCACAGCGGATCAATGACAAGTTCTGTGAGGTGCTCAAGAAGCATGGGCCGATCTGGATGAGTATCCACGTCAATCATCCGAAGGAATGTACGGAAGAGCTTTATCAAGCCTGCCAGCGCCTCTCCTTCTCCGGAACTCCGATCGGGAATCAATCGGTTCTGCTGAATGGAGTGAACGACAACCCCGAGATTTATCGCTCGCTGATCCACCGGTTGTTGATGATGCGCGTCAGACCGTACTACTTGTACCAGTGCGACCTCATCACGGGAAGCTCCCACTTCCGCACTTCGGTGGAGAAAGGGGTGGAGATCATTCGGGCCCTTCGTGGAAACACGACTGGCTATGCGATCCCTCAATTTGTCATCGACGCTCCCGGTGGTGGAGGGAAAATTCCGATCAATCCCGACTATGTCGAGAAGGTGACGGAGGATGAGATTGTTCTCCGGAATTACGAAGGGCGTCTCTTCCGCTATC